In Deinococcus multiflagellatus, the following proteins share a genomic window:
- a CDS encoding 2,3-bisphosphoglycerate-independent phosphoglycerate mutase: protein MSDQLDTIRSLAKKTDSKILMVVLDGVGGLPLTVNGDSELAAAKTPNLDALAAQSQLGQVELVGAGITPGSGPGHLSLFGYDPLKYVVGRGALSAVGIGVKLAAGDVAVRGNFATLGEGRVVHDRRAGRPSDAKNAEIVARLRAAIPEIEGTPVEIYTESEHRFVVVFRAQGGTPLGAGLSDVDPQATGVQPLVAQAHDEASGRTAALVNAFVARAEAALAGEPQVNGVLFRGYSDVPHFPSFDDAYGLRAACIASYPMYKGLASLVGMDVLEVQGTEDALDGKVQALGQHWADYDFFYFHVKKTDSAGEDGDFAAKVKKIELFDALLPQLLALKPDVLAIVGDHSTPSKLATHSWHPVPLLIHSEYGRKDTAARYTEEEAQKGSLGLRRGTDVMPLLMANALKLNKYGA from the coding sequence ATGAGCGACCAACTGGACACCATCCGCAGCCTCGCCAAGAAGACCGACAGCAAGATTCTGATGGTCGTGCTGGACGGCGTGGGCGGCCTGCCGCTGACCGTGAACGGCGACAGCGAACTGGCCGCCGCCAAGACCCCCAACCTGGACGCGCTGGCCGCGCAGAGCCAGCTGGGGCAGGTGGAACTGGTGGGCGCCGGCATCACGCCGGGCAGCGGCCCCGGGCACCTGAGTCTCTTTGGCTACGACCCCCTGAAGTACGTGGTGGGGCGCGGCGCCCTCTCGGCCGTGGGCATCGGCGTGAAGCTGGCCGCAGGCGACGTGGCCGTGCGCGGCAACTTTGCCACCCTGGGCGAGGGCCGCGTGGTGCACGACCGCCGCGCCGGGCGCCCCAGCGACGCCAAGAATGCCGAGATCGTGGCCCGGCTGCGCGCCGCCATCCCCGAGATCGAGGGCACCCCGGTGGAGATCTACACCGAAAGCGAGCACCGCTTCGTGGTGGTGTTCCGCGCCCAGGGGGGCACGCCGCTGGGCGCGGGCCTCAGCGATGTGGACCCGCAGGCCACCGGCGTTCAGCCCCTCGTGGCCCAGGCGCACGACGAGGCCAGCGGGCGCACGGCCGCACTGGTCAACGCCTTTGTGGCCCGCGCCGAGGCTGCCCTGGCGGGCGAGCCCCAGGTGAACGGCGTGCTGTTCCGGGGCTACAGCGACGTGCCGCACTTCCCGTCCTTTGACGATGCGTACGGGCTGCGCGCCGCGTGCATTGCCAGCTACCCCATGTACAAGGGGCTGGCGAGCCTCGTGGGCATGGACGTGCTGGAAGTGCAGGGCACCGAAGACGCCCTGGACGGCAAGGTGCAGGCGCTGGGCCAGCACTGGGCCGACTACGACTTCTTCTACTTCCACGTCAAGAAAACCGATTCTGCCGGTGAGGACGGCGATTTTGCCGCCAAGGTGAAAAAGATCGAGCTGTTCGACGCCCTGCTGCCGCAGCTGCTGGCCCTCAAGCCCGACGTGCTGGCGATTGTGGGCGACCACAGCACCCCCAGCAAACTCGCCACCCACTCGTGGCACCCGGTGCCCCTGCTGATTCACAGCGAGTACGGCCGCAAGGACACCGCCGCCCGCTACACCGAGGAAGAAGCCCAGAAGGGCAGCCTGGGCCTGCGCCGGGGCACAGATGTCATGCCGCTGCTGATGGCCAATGCCCTGAAACTGAACAAGTACGGCGCCTGA
- the rpmF gene encoding 50S ribosomal protein L32 — MAKHPVPKKKTSKSKRDMRRSHHALVAPNLSECPQCHAKKLSHHICPSCGYYDGRQVLAV; from the coding sequence ATGGCCAAGCACCCCGTTCCCAAGAAGAAGACCAGCAAGAGCAAGCGCGACATGCGCCGCAGCCACCACGCCCTGGTGGCCCCCAACCTGAGCGAGTGCCCCCAGTGCCACGCCAAGAAGCTCAGCCACCACATCTGCCCCAGCTGCGGCTATTACGACGGCCGCCAGGTGCTCGCCGTCTAA
- a CDS encoding deoxyribodipyrimidine photo-lyase translates to MIHDARVQPLRPGEAGRRGFVLLWVQASVRVRDNHALEYAVQEASRLDLPLVAVFGLTPAYPEANARHYLYLLEGLRDLRQGLAERGIPLRVALGTPPEVALQAAQEGAALVVTDVGYVRVAREWRAWLAGRLTVPLVQVESEAVVPVRVASPKLEVGARTLRPKLHRLWHEYLVPLEPRELRRTTTDWALGLDLHSPAAQVSALPVDHSVPPGAEEGGEHAALELLEDFVTRKLETYHLRRSDPTVDGSSRLSAALHYGHLSPLTAALAAREHPGPGTDTFLEELIVRRELSFNLCTYNPAYDRYEGLPAWARATLEEHAGDPREALYTREELDAAQTHDPYWNAAQRQMTRTGRMHNYMRMYWGKKVLEWTPTPQAAYETLVWLNNRYEQDGRNPNSWAGLDWVFGQHDRPWARRPVFGMVRSMTAAGLRRKFDADLYARQWA, encoded by the coding sequence ATGATTCACGATGCGCGTGTGCAGCCGCTGCGCCCCGGGGAAGCGGGCCGGCGCGGGTTCGTGTTGCTGTGGGTGCAGGCCAGCGTGCGGGTGCGCGACAACCACGCCCTGGAATACGCCGTGCAGGAGGCCAGCCGCCTGGACCTGCCGCTGGTGGCGGTCTTTGGCCTGACGCCCGCGTACCCCGAAGCCAACGCCCGGCACTACCTGTATCTCCTGGAGGGCCTGCGCGACCTGCGCCAGGGTCTGGCAGAGCGCGGCATTCCCCTGCGCGTGGCCCTGGGCACGCCGCCCGAGGTGGCCCTGCAAGCGGCGCAGGAAGGCGCGGCCCTGGTGGTCACCGACGTGGGCTACGTGCGCGTGGCGCGCGAGTGGCGGGCGTGGCTGGCAGGGCGGCTGACGGTGCCGCTGGTGCAGGTGGAATCCGAAGCCGTGGTGCCGGTGCGCGTGGCCAGCCCCAAGCTGGAGGTGGGCGCGCGCACCCTGCGCCCCAAACTACACCGCCTCTGGCACGAGTATCTGGTGCCCCTGGAGCCGCGCGAGCTGCGCCGCACCACCACCGACTGGGCCCTGGGCCTGGACCTGCACAGCCCCGCCGCGCAGGTCTCAGCCCTGCCCGTGGACCACAGCGTGCCCCCCGGCGCCGAGGAAGGCGGTGAGCACGCCGCGCTGGAGCTGCTGGAAGACTTCGTGACCCGCAAGCTGGAGACCTACCACCTGCGCCGGAGTGACCCCACAGTGGACGGCAGCAGCCGCCTGAGCGCCGCGCTGCACTACGGCCACCTCTCGCCCCTGACCGCTGCCCTGGCCGCCCGGGAGCACCCCGGCCCCGGCACGGACACGTTTCTGGAAGAGCTGATCGTGCGCCGCGAGCTGAGCTTTAACCTCTGCACCTACAACCCCGCCTATGACCGCTACGAGGGGCTGCCCGCCTGGGCCCGCGCCACCCTGGAAGAGCACGCCGGGGACCCGCGCGAGGCCCTGTACACCCGCGAGGAACTGGACGCCGCGCAGACCCACGACCCCTACTGGAACGCCGCCCAGCGCCAGATGACCCGCACCGGGCGCATGCACAACTACATGCGCATGTACTGGGGCAAGAAGGTGCTGGAATGGACCCCCACGCCCCAGGCCGCCTACGAAACGCTGGTGTGGCTGAACAACCGCTACGAGCAGGACGGCCGCAACCCCAATTCCTGGGCGGGCCTGGACTGGGTGTTCGGGCAGCACGACCGCCCCTGGGCGCGGCGCCCCGTGTTCGGGATGGTGCGCTCCATGACCGCCGCTGGCCTAAGGCGCAAGTTCGACGCCGATCTGTACGCGCGCCAGTGGGCGTAG
- a CDS encoding NIF family HAD-type phosphatase, giving the protein MLLPRPLLVLDLDETPWHGELGEATQVTFALRPHLGFFLQAVAQAYDLAVWTAAGNDWLQAGLQAIKHETGVDLAAQAVFLWDRGRCTWRRDEAGALHFRKPARKFRARWLRARYPRERILAVDDLAANYACGYGHLVRVTPWTGAPDDTERLDLARYLLQIAPVPDLRALEKRGWRARL; this is encoded by the coding sequence GTGCTCCTGCCCCGCCCGCTACTGGTGCTGGACCTGGATGAGACCCCCTGGCACGGCGAGCTGGGCGAGGCCACCCAGGTCACCTTTGCGCTGCGGCCCCACCTGGGCTTTTTTCTCCAGGCCGTGGCCCAGGCCTACGATCTGGCGGTGTGGACCGCCGCCGGCAACGACTGGCTGCAGGCAGGGTTACAGGCGATCAAGCACGAAACGGGGGTGGATCTGGCGGCCCAGGCCGTCTTTCTCTGGGACCGGGGGCGCTGCACCTGGCGCCGGGACGAGGCCGGCGCACTGCACTTCCGCAAGCCGGCCCGCAAGTTCCGGGCCCGGTGGCTGCGCGCCCGGTATCCCCGCGAGCGGATTCTGGCGGTGGACGACCTGGCCGCGAACTATGCCTGCGGGTATGGCCACCTCGTGCGCGTGACCCCCTGGACCGGCGCCCCCGACGACACCGAACGGCTGGACCTCGCCCGGTATCTGCTGCAGATTGCCCCCGTCCCGGACCTGCGCGCCTTGGAAAAGCGCGGCTGGCGCGCCCGGCTGTAA
- a CDS encoding MBL fold metallo-hydrolase, whose protein sequence is MRAPSTPELACHTTASGARLYTLPLRAFAGLRANAYLAVQGDPARPDYTALVDTGSAQPDSVADLQAALAAVRAAGEAVAWETLRRVVITHPHPDHAGGLAAVRALSPAPVAAHEWAVPILEHPEERRDAWTAAVDSHLRWAGIPLDSDYAARLRRRGQNLMQPPAGPVEALRDGDRLDGVFEVLHTPGHDGAQVCLRLDEVLLSADHLLPHHSPPLMPERYQRGAGVRHYLASLDRVAALPGLTLALGGHDGPMPDPQGRIQGLRARLQAKLAAARAAAQSPTTIFDLTHRLHPTLRPLQAILLLDQTAALVEYLVETGAVQADTRDDGALLVQAR, encoded by the coding sequence ATGAGGGCCCCCAGCACCCCGGAGCTTGCCTGCCACACCACCGCCAGCGGCGCACGCCTATACACCCTGCCGCTGCGCGCCTTTGCGGGCCTGCGCGCCAATGCCTACCTGGCCGTGCAGGGCGACCCGGCGCGGCCCGATTACACCGCCCTGGTGGACACCGGCAGCGCCCAGCCAGACAGCGTGGCGGACCTGCAGGCGGCCCTGGCGGCGGTGCGCGCGGCGGGTGAGGCGGTGGCCTGGGAAACGCTGCGCCGCGTGGTGATCACCCATCCGCACCCGGACCATGCCGGCGGACTGGCCGCCGTGCGCGCCCTGAGCCCGGCCCCGGTGGCGGCGCACGAGTGGGCCGTGCCCATCCTGGAACATCCGGAAGAGCGGCGCGACGCCTGGACCGCCGCTGTGGACAGTCACCTGCGCTGGGCCGGGATTCCGCTGGACAGTGACTACGCCGCCCGGCTGCGGCGCCGGGGCCAGAACCTGATGCAGCCGCCTGCCGGGCCCGTGGAGGCGCTGCGGGACGGCGACCGGCTGGACGGCGTCTTTGAGGTGCTGCACACCCCCGGCCACGACGGCGCGCAGGTGTGCCTGCGGCTGGACGAGGTGCTGCTCAGCGCCGACCACCTGCTGCCCCACCACTCGCCGCCGCTGATGCCCGAGCGCTACCAGCGGGGCGCGGGGGTGCGCCACTACCTTGCCTCACTGGACCGGGTGGCCGCACTGCCGGGGCTCACGCTGGCCCTGGGCGGCCACGACGGCCCCATGCCCGATCCGCAGGGCCGCATTCAGGGCCTGCGGGCGCGGCTACAGGCCAAGCTGGCCGCCGCCCGCGCCGCTGCCCAGAGCCCCACCACCATCTTTGACCTCACCCACCGCCTGCACCCCACCCTGCGCCCGCTGCAGGCGATCTTGCTGCTGGACCAGACGGCGGCGTTGGTGGAATATCTGGTCGAAACTGGCGCGGTGCAGGCCGACACCCGGGACGACGGCGCCCTGCTGGTGCAGGCCCGGTGA
- a CDS encoding trimeric intracellular cation channel family protein has product MHELEWSPITLEAGLRALDLIGVLAFALSGALLAVRKRFDLFGVLVLGCVTAVGGGAIRDTLTGQTPPLFLRDEAYLWAALLGSGLAFLFGARLARFERTLSVFDTAGLALFAASGAIGAINFGLGPLGVVFAGMLSGVGGGVIRDLIANEVPEIMYRSEQLYATAAAAGALTVWLLYPHVTPFQAQFGGALVVALLRWLSRRGWARLPVRRLPEG; this is encoded by the coding sequence GTGCACGAGCTGGAATGGTCGCCCATCACGCTGGAAGCGGGCCTGCGCGCCCTGGACCTGATTGGCGTGCTGGCCTTTGCCCTGTCGGGGGCGCTGCTGGCGGTGCGCAAGCGGTTCGACCTGTTTGGCGTGCTGGTGCTGGGCTGTGTGACGGCCGTGGGCGGCGGCGCCATCCGCGACACCCTGACCGGACAGACCCCGCCCCTCTTTCTGCGCGACGAGGCGTACCTGTGGGCGGCGCTGCTGGGCTCCGGGCTGGCGTTTCTGTTCGGGGCGCGGCTGGCCCGCTTTGAACGCACCCTGAGCGTGTTTGACACGGCCGGGCTGGCGCTGTTTGCGGCGTCGGGGGCTATTGGGGCGATCAACTTCGGGCTGGGGCCGCTGGGCGTGGTGTTTGCGGGCATGCTCTCGGGGGTGGGCGGCGGCGTGATCCGCGACCTGATTGCCAACGAGGTGCCGGAAATCATGTACCGCAGCGAGCAGCTGTATGCCACCGCCGCCGCTGCGGGCGCGCTGACGGTGTGGCTGCTGTACCCGCATGTCACGCCGTTTCAGGCGCAGTTTGGCGGGGCGCTGGTGGTGGCGCTGCTGCGCTGGCTCTCGCGCCGGGGCTGGGCCCGCCTGCCGGTGCGCCGCCTCCCCGAGGGCTGA
- a CDS encoding AIM24 family protein, translating into MDFTWTGSTERELSAHGHKLEVIEYSAAPMEAPLSGYHQSLSRPRRWRQLAVHVGGGQAVLEPGALQYLRGELEMQAVSASGSGGGLGGFLRGAVTAAATGEGMYKTAYKGSGTLFTEPTRLHLLLGELRGESLIVDDGAFVACVGDLTVGRHVNHGFAQAVGSGEGRVQPKLTGSGIFALQSPVPPEEFQVLELRGETLKVDGNLVVAYTDGLEFKVERSARGLLGSGKTGEGFVQAYRGTGRVWLAPTLPIHLS; encoded by the coding sequence ATGGACTTTACCTGGACCGGCAGCACCGAACGCGAACTGAGCGCCCACGGCCACAAGCTGGAAGTTATTGAGTACAGCGCCGCACCTATGGAAGCGCCCCTCAGCGGCTACCACCAGTCCTTATCGCGCCCCCGGCGCTGGCGGCAGCTGGCAGTGCATGTGGGCGGCGGGCAGGCGGTGCTGGAACCCGGCGCCCTGCAGTACCTGCGCGGCGAACTGGAGATGCAGGCGGTCAGCGCCAGCGGCAGTGGCGGCGGCCTGGGCGGCTTTCTGCGCGGGGCGGTGACGGCGGCGGCCACGGGCGAAGGCATGTACAAAACCGCCTACAAGGGCAGCGGCACGCTGTTTACCGAACCCACCCGCCTGCACCTGCTGCTGGGCGAACTGCGCGGCGAGAGCCTGATCGTGGATGACGGCGCCTTCGTGGCTTGTGTGGGCGACCTGACGGTGGGGCGGCATGTGAACCACGGCTTTGCCCAGGCGGTGGGCAGCGGCGAGGGCCGCGTGCAGCCCAAGCTGACGGGCAGCGGCATCTTTGCTCTGCAAAGCCCGGTGCCGCCCGAAGAATTTCAGGTGCTGGAACTGCGCGGCGAGACCCTGAAGGTGGACGGCAATCTGGTGGTGGCCTACACCGACGGCCTGGAGTTCAAGGTGGAGCGCAGCGCCCGGGGCCTGCTGGGCAGTGGCAAGACCGGCGAAGGGTTTGTGCAGGCTTATCGGGGCACCGGCCGCGTGTGGCTGGCCCCCACCCTGCCCATTCACCTGAGCTAG
- a CDS encoding GGDEF domain-containing protein, with the protein MNTRPRWRLTEANRRRVYLWVSGLASVIQLAVGALLLGQPGASAHWPLLGALVCAGAWALLLTRRVPWRWVDYGVLLAATGLVLAQLLKVPPGGEVPAQLLFAGSFLFLAGFSTLPLPGALAYVLGVFAAYGVAVALRGGAVALLWELGLVGLLAAHLSTFGRAVSLERAEALAYARLALTDPLTGLPNRRAMMDRLQRAAQAGQGAAALLLDIDRFKAINDRLGHDAGDEVLREVAARLRRTLAGRGEAARWGGEEFLVLLSPGVPADALSAALQQAVRGAPMTGGVTVTLSLGGATLHEAPAVGDLLKLADARLYVAKAGGRDRAELHTPGLHELRALTLA; encoded by the coding sequence ATGAACACCCGGCCGCGCTGGCGCCTGACGGAGGCCAACCGCCGCCGGGTGTACCTGTGGGTGAGCGGGCTGGCCAGTGTCATCCAGCTGGCGGTGGGGGCGCTGCTGCTGGGGCAGCCGGGGGCCAGCGCGCACTGGCCGTTGCTGGGCGCCCTGGTCTGCGCGGGCGCCTGGGCCCTGCTGCTGACCCGGCGCGTGCCCTGGCGCTGGGTGGACTACGGGGTGTTGCTGGCCGCCACGGGGCTGGTGCTGGCCCAGCTGCTGAAGGTGCCGCCCGGGGGCGAGGTGCCCGCGCAGCTGCTGTTTGCCGGCAGCTTTCTGTTTCTGGCGGGCTTCAGCACCCTGCCGCTGCCAGGGGCGCTGGCCTACGTGCTGGGGGTTTTTGCGGCCTACGGCGTGGCCGTGGCGCTGCGGGGCGGCGCCGTGGCCCTGCTGTGGGAACTGGGGCTGGTGGGGCTGCTGGCCGCGCACCTGTCCACCTTTGGGCGGGCGGTGTCGCTGGAACGCGCCGAGGCCCTCGCCTACGCCCGGCTGGCCCTGACCGATCCGCTGACGGGCCTGCCCAACCGCCGCGCCATGATGGACCGCCTGCAGCGCGCCGCCCAGGCCGGACAGGGCGCGGCGGCGCTGCTGCTGGACATTGACCGCTTCAAGGCCATCAATGACCGCCTGGGCCACGACGCGGGCGACGAGGTGCTGCGCGAGGTGGCCGCGCGGCTGCGCCGGACCCTGGCCGGGCGCGGCGAGGCAGCGCGCTGGGGCGGCGAGGAATTTCTGGTGCTGCTCTCCCCCGGCGTGCCCGCCGACGCCCTGAGCGCCGCGCTGCAACAGGCGGTGCGCGGCGCGCCCATGACAGGCGGGGTCACCGTGACCCTCAGCCTGGGCGGCGCCACGCTGCACGAAGCCCCGGCGGTGGGCGACCTGCTGAAGCTGGCCGACGCCCGGCTGTACGTGGCCAAGGCGGGGGGCCGCGACCGCGCCGAACTGCACACGCCTGGGCTGCATGAATTGCGCGCCCTGACCCTGGCGTGA
- a CDS encoding phosphotransferase enzyme family protein, producing MSGAPPPGMLAHWDVKTSNPLGGRLNQHWAVRVQGERAALRRWHGDEAQVRYEAALVQQVSGLGWAVPTLLAEPLLAQGAWWSLHAWVPGTAPAREAARQRGRWLAEVHAAFKALPPLPPRPGWRPAHAVLLDPETETLLDRCEAARPAEVRLYRWHLHRARAALLALPLQDRPSHLLHGDFTAWNLRAQGGRLTGLLDFELARPDDPVAEFALAWRGVHDEVVAGYDDLRPLGDEARALLTPLWWAHLLEGATLHLRAGTQDDGWTARKLQVRSPLMGPLAAPYPG from the coding sequence GTGAGCGGGGCGCCGCCGCCCGGGATGCTGGCCCACTGGGACGTGAAAACTTCGAACCCCCTGGGGGGCCGCCTGAACCAGCACTGGGCGGTGAGGGTGCAGGGGGAGCGTGCCGCCTTGCGCCGCTGGCACGGCGACGAGGCCCAGGTGCGCTATGAAGCGGCCCTGGTGCAGCAGGTTTCAGGTCTGGGCTGGGCGGTACCCACGCTGCTGGCAGAGCCGCTGCTGGCCCAGGGCGCGTGGTGGAGCCTGCACGCCTGGGTGCCCGGCACGGCGCCCGCGCGTGAGGCCGCCCGGCAGCGGGGCCGCTGGCTGGCAGAGGTGCATGCGGCCTTTAAGGCCCTGCCCCCGCTGCCGCCGCGCCCCGGCTGGCGCCCTGCCCACGCCGTGCTGCTGGACCCAGAGACGGAGACCCTGCTGGACCGCTGCGAGGCCGCCCGGCCCGCTGAGGTGCGCCTGTACCGCTGGCACCTGCACCGGGCCCGCGCGGCGCTGCTGGCCCTGCCCCTTCAGGATCGCCCCAGCCACCTGCTGCACGGCGATTTCACCGCCTGGAACCTGCGCGCGCAGGGCGGGCGCCTGACGGGGCTGCTGGACTTTGAGCTGGCCCGCCCCGACGACCCGGTGGCCGAGTTCGCGCTGGCGTGGCGCGGCGTGCACGACGAGGTGGTGGCAGGCTACGACGACCTGCGCCCCCTGGGCGACGAGGCCCGCGCCCTGCTGACCCCGCTGTGGTGGGCCCACTTGCTGGAGGGCGCCACGCTACACCTGCGCGCCGGCACCCAGGACGACGGCTGGACCGCGCGCAAGCTGCAGGTGCGCTCGCCTCTGATGGGCCCGCTCGCCGCGCCCTACCCGGGCTGA
- a CDS encoding aminotransferase-like domain-containing protein, which translates to MPAPSWPDAPRWTALLRGWREHPGPLHGRLQAQVRAAIERGELAPAERLPAERPLAALLGVSRATVVTAYEELTAGGWLTRRVGSGTRVSAGAPRTAPLLTLRTPVAEGAAPDLDFTIAVPLLTDAQREQLRRASQHAFGESVYHPHGLPDLRALLAELYTKGGLPTRPEQVVVTSGAQQAIALSAATLLRRGDVALLETPTYFGAIDVMRAAGAELVGVPVEGHGLQADTFMRLAAAHAPRLAFLTPTFQNPTGQVLPARARERLAAFLHDRALPTLEDDTLLDLGFTDEPPPPRISAFAPQAPIINVGSLSKLYWAGLRVGWMRLPPPLAAPLAQAKTLADFGGSLMAQHAALQLLADLPGLRRARREAVTPARDLLAGLLRAELPEWHFEVPRGGQFLWVQLPTPDASRFTHHAAGHGLRLFPGASMGVSPLPDRYLRLPFTLDPARLPEAAARLKAAWVSFQSRGGQGGLA; encoded by the coding sequence ATGCCCGCCCCATCCTGGCCTGATGCCCCGCGCTGGACCGCCCTGCTGCGCGGCTGGCGTGAGCACCCGGGGCCACTGCATGGGCGCCTGCAGGCCCAGGTGCGCGCCGCCATTGAGCGCGGCGAACTGGCCCCCGCCGAACGCCTGCCCGCCGAGCGGCCACTGGCGGCCCTGCTGGGGGTTAGCCGCGCCACCGTGGTCACGGCCTACGAGGAACTGACGGCAGGCGGCTGGCTCACCCGGCGGGTGGGCAGCGGCACCCGGGTGTCGGCCGGTGCCCCGCGCACGGCGCCGCTGCTGACCTTGCGCACGCCCGTGGCCGAGGGCGCGGCCCCGGATCTGGACTTCACGATTGCGGTGCCACTGCTCACGGATGCCCAGCGCGAGCAGCTGCGCCGCGCCAGCCAGCACGCCTTTGGCGAGAGCGTGTATCACCCCCACGGCCTGCCGGACCTGCGCGCCCTGCTGGCCGAGCTGTATACCAAGGGCGGCCTGCCCACCCGGCCCGAGCAGGTGGTGGTGACCAGCGGCGCCCAGCAGGCCATTGCCCTGAGTGCCGCTACCCTGCTGCGCCGGGGCGACGTGGCCCTGCTGGAAACCCCCACCTACTTCGGCGCCATTGACGTGATGCGCGCCGCCGGGGCCGAGCTGGTGGGGGTGCCGGTCGAAGGCCACGGCCTGCAGGCCGACACTTTCATGCGGCTGGCCGCCGCGCACGCCCCGCGCCTCGCGTTCCTGACCCCCACGTTTCAGAACCCCACCGGGCAGGTGCTGCCCGCACGCGCCCGCGAACGGCTGGCCGCCTTTCTGCACGACCGCGCGCTGCCCACCCTGGAAGACGACACGCTGCTGGACCTGGGTTTTACCGACGAGCCGCCGCCGCCCCGCATCAGCGCCTTTGCGCCGCAGGCCCCGATCATCAACGTGGGCTCGCTCTCCAAGCTGTACTGGGCGGGGCTGCGGGTGGGGTGGATGCGCCTGCCGCCCCCGCTGGCCGCGCCGCTGGCCCAGGCCAAGACCCTGGCCGATTTTGGCGGCAGCCTGATGGCGCAGCACGCCGCCCTGCAGCTGCTGGCCGACCTGCCGGGGCTGCGCCGCGCCCGCCGCGAGGCCGTGACCCCGGCCCGCGACCTGCTGGCCGGGCTGCTGCGCGCCGAGCTGCCGGAGTGGCACTTTGAGGTGCCGCGCGGCGGCCAGTTTCTGTGGGTGCAGCTGCCCACCCCCGACGCCAGCCGCTTTACCCACCACGCCGCGGGCCACGGCCTGCGGCTGTTCCCGGGCGCCAGCATGGGGGTCTCGCCCCTGCCCGACCGTTACCTGCGCCTGCCCTTTACCCTGGACCCCGCCCGCCTGCCCGAAGCCGCCGCGCGCCTGAAGGCCGCCTGGGTCTCGTTTCAGAGCCGGGGCGGCCAGGGCGGGCTGGCTTAG
- a CDS encoding TerC family protein: MFGLEMPPINAEFWAILGTLILLEGLLSADNALVLAVMVRHLKGDLQRKALAYGIGGAVVLRILGVLLASYILEYWWLRAFGAAYLAYLAISHFVKQRSSEDEADGKAKGRGFWATVVLLNLTDLAFSVDSILAGVALIPRGMPREQGLTIVVFGGIIGLILMRIAATVFLKLLNKYPAFDHVAYALVGWIAVKLGLETLEAAHEIYPAVPYWHMPPVIFWGMMAAIAVIGSFLATRKPAMSDAAAGARANAVVDEFDDTVADASDGRIDGR, translated from the coding sequence ATGTTTGGCCTGGAGATGCCGCCCATCAACGCCGAATTCTGGGCGATTCTGGGCACCCTGATTCTGCTGGAAGGCCTGCTCTCGGCCGACAACGCGCTGGTGCTGGCCGTGATGGTCCGCCACCTGAAGGGCGACCTGCAGCGCAAGGCCCTGGCTTACGGGATTGGCGGGGCCGTGGTGCTGCGCATTCTGGGCGTGCTGCTGGCCAGCTACATCCTGGAATACTGGTGGCTGCGCGCCTTTGGGGCGGCGTACCTCGCTTACCTGGCCATTTCCCACTTCGTCAAGCAGCGCAGCAGTGAGGACGAGGCGGACGGCAAAGCCAAGGGCCGGGGCTTCTGGGCCACGGTGGTGCTGCTGAACCTCACCGACCTCGCCTTCAGCGTGGATTCCATTCTGGCGGGCGTGGCGCTCATTCCGCGCGGCATGCCCCGCGAGCAGGGCCTGACCATCGTGGTGTTCGGCGGGATTATCGGCCTGATCCTGATGCGAATTGCCGCCACGGTCTTCCTGAAGCTGCTGAACAAATACCCGGCCTTTGACCACGTGGCCTACGCGCTGGTGGGCTGGATCGCCGTGAAGCTGGGGCTGGAAACACTGGAAGCCGCCCACGAGATCTACCCGGCGGTGCCCTACTGGCACATGCCCCCGGTGATCTTCTGGGGCATGATGGCCGCCATTGCCGTGATCGGCTCCTTCCTGGCCACGCGCAAGCCCGCCATGTCCGACGCGGCGGCTGGCGCCCGTGCCAACGCCGTGGTGGACGAATTTGACGACACGGTGGCCGACGCCTCCGACGGCCGCATAGACGGGCGCTGA
- the trmH gene encoding tRNA (guanosine(18)-2'-O)-methyltransferase TrmH, with the protein MTPERYAKILRVLSRRQPTLTVLMDEVNKPHNLSAIVRTCDAVGVLQAHAVPPRGGKLADFEGHTYEATSGSAHKWVPVQRHADAVQAVRALQAQGFAVLATHLSQRSVDYREADYTRPTCLLLGAEKWGVSDEAAEAADMNIVVPMFGMVQSLNVSVAAATILFEAQRQRLAAGLYDAPQLSPEQLRAWAFEWAYPELAPAYRERGEAYPALDEHGQIVGG; encoded by the coding sequence ATGACCCCGGAGCGTTACGCCAAGATTCTGCGCGTGCTGAGCAGGCGCCAGCCCACCCTGACGGTCCTGATGGACGAGGTGAACAAGCCCCACAACCTCTCGGCCATCGTGCGCACCTGCGACGCGGTGGGGGTGCTGCAGGCCCACGCCGTGCCCCCCCGGGGCGGCAAGCTGGCCGACTTTGAGGGCCACACTTACGAGGCCACCAGCGGCAGCGCCCACAAATGGGTGCCGGTGCAGCGCCACGCCGACGCCGTGCAGGCCGTGCGCGCGTTGCAGGCCCAGGGCTTTGCGGTGCTGGCCACCCACCTCTCGCAGCGCAGCGTGGACTACCGCGAGGCCGACTACACCCGCCCCACCTGCCTGCTGCTGGGCGCCGAGAAATGGGGCGTGTCGGATGAAGCCGCCGAGGCCGCCGACATGAACATCGTCGTGCCCATGTTTGGAATGGTGCAGAGCCTGAATGTGTCGGTGGCAGCGGCGACCATTCTGTTCGAGGCGCAGCGCCAGCGGCTGGCGGCGGGCCTGTACGACGCGCCCCAGCTGAGCCCCGAGCAGCTGAGGGCCTGGGCCTTTGAGTGGGCCTATCCGGAGCTGGCCCCCGCCTACCGCGAGCGCGGCGAAGCCTACCCCGCGCTGGACGAGCACGGCCAGATCGTGGGGGGCTGA